In Patescibacteria group bacterium, the following proteins share a genomic window:
- the recJ gene encoding single-stranded-DNA-specific exonuclease RecJ, protein MKWKIAKKKYDDIMLQILFNRGILGERYDSKSVERFLNPDFEKDFHNPELLPSYKKIENKIREAIEHDMKIGIFADYDADGIPGSALLHKMLEVLNIRSEIYIPNRESGYGLSTEGIDYLLQRDCSIIITVDLGIRNVEEANYAKLKDICLIITDHHEPGDNLPDVYAIMNPKIKGSKYPFRELSGAGVIFKLIQGLSKKYPQKISESFVKWNMDLVAISTISDVVPLVDENRIIARFGLMVLKKTKNVGLLELYKVANIDKEKINSYSIGFQIGPRINAPGRLDHATKSFMLLVTKDKKEAAELAFSLNQTNEKRQEEMAALEKKVAERIEKENLLKNNTLVVLGDWHKGVLGPSASHLVEKFSRPAIIFSDRSDPYVGSARSVSGVNLIVLLEKCSSKIERFGGHKGAAGLAVKKSKFQKFYEEFIQLCNNLDKKLFEKVAKVDTLINFASLSLSLTSRLKQLEPFGMGNPRPVFELNNVKISDIRCVGKNNTHQSFRIVSGEKKIKSIFFNCNQKFSENKRYDMIFTLDEDFWNGKNYVSANIIDMRENGQKE, encoded by the coding sequence ATGAAATGGAAAATTGCTAAAAAAAAGTATGACGATATCATGCTTCAAATTTTATTTAATAGGGGAATTCTTGGCGAACGATATGATTCGAAATCTGTTGAAAGATTTTTGAATCCAGATTTTGAAAAAGATTTTCATAACCCAGAATTATTGCCAAGTTATAAAAAGATTGAAAATAAAATTCGTGAAGCGATAGAACATGACATGAAAATCGGAATATTTGCCGACTATGATGCTGATGGAATTCCGGGCTCGGCATTGCTGCACAAAATGCTAGAAGTACTAAATATCCGATCAGAAATTTATATTCCCAACAGGGAATCAGGCTACGGCCTAAGCACTGAAGGGATCGATTATTTATTACAAAGAGATTGCAGCATAATCATTACCGTTGACCTTGGTATTAGAAATGTTGAAGAAGCTAATTATGCAAAATTAAAAGACATTTGCCTGATTATTACCGACCATCACGAGCCAGGTGATAATTTGCCTGATGTGTATGCAATTATGAATCCGAAAATTAAAGGTTCAAAATATCCATTTCGTGAGCTTTCTGGAGCAGGGGTAATTTTTAAACTAATACAGGGCTTGTCTAAAAAATACCCCCAAAAAATCAGTGAGTCTTTTGTTAAATGGAATATGGATCTTGTGGCAATATCGACAATTTCTGATGTTGTTCCTCTTGTAGATGAGAATCGAATTATTGCAAGATTTGGTTTGATGGTACTTAAAAAAACAAAAAATGTTGGGCTTTTGGAACTATATAAAGTAGCAAATATCGATAAAGAGAAAATCAATTCATATTCCATTGGTTTTCAGATTGGTCCAAGAATTAACGCCCCTGGCCGCCTTGATCATGCAACAAAGTCTTTTATGCTTCTTGTGACTAAAGATAAAAAAGAAGCGGCAGAGTTGGCCTTTTCTTTGAATCAGACAAACGAAAAGCGCCAAGAAGAAATGGCGGCACTTGAAAAAAAAGTAGCTGAAAGGATTGAAAAAGAAAATTTACTTAAAAATAATACATTGGTCGTTCTTGGGGATTGGCATAAGGGTGTGCTTGGTCCCTCGGCTAGCCATCTAGTTGAGAAATTTTCGCGTCCAGCCATTATTTTTTCTGATCGCTCCGATCCATATGTTGGTAGCGCAAGAAGTGTTTCGGGTGTGAATCTGATAGTGCTATTAGAAAAATGTAGTAGTAAAATTGAAAGATTTGGTGGACATAAGGGGGCAGCGGGCCTAGCTGTTAAAAAATCGAAGTTCCAGAAATTTTATGAGGAATTCATACAACTGTGTAATAATTTAGATAAAAAACTTTTTGAAAAAGTTGCAAAAGTTGATACTCTGATAAATTTCGCATCACTTTCGTTATCGTTAACTTCAAGATTAAAACAATTGGAGCCATTTGGTATGGGGAATCCGAGGCCTGTTTTTGAGCTTAATAATGTAAAAATATCCGATATCCGCTGTGTGGGAAAAAATAATACCCATCAATCGTTTCGAATTGTTTCTGGTGAAAAGAAAATCAAGTCCATATTTTTTAATTGTAATCAGAAATTTAGTGAAAACAAACGTTATGATATGATATTTACACTTGATGAAGATTTTTGGAATGGTAAAAATTATGTTTCAGCTAATATTATTGATATGAGGGAAAATGGCCAAAAAGAATAA
- a CDS encoding FtsQ-type POTRA domain-containing protein gives MGNILIVAALIVFLWWLFLSSSFVVRDIIIEGNNLVTTEKISSIVPKDKNIFIVNTGNIEKKIKQNIPEINDVQIYKGFPDALKIVVVEFDQAIVWKTGDKFYLLDSQGRAYKDVTADISSFSNLPIIEDAQKLPVDLQKQIVSPSFVAFSLNIYKNIAEMANLHPDRFVISETTFDLNLYTKEGAMIKFDSTRSSNKQLNDLKAVMIQGAGNINEYVDLRVDGWAYYK, from the coding sequence ATGGGGAATATTTTAATTGTGGCAGCACTGATTGTATTTTTGTGGTGGCTATTTTTATCCAGTAGTTTCGTGGTTCGAGATATTATTATTGAAGGGAATAATCTTGTTACCACTGAAAAAATATCCTCGATTGTTCCAAAGGATAAAAATATTTTTATAGTAAACACGGGCAATATAGAAAAGAAAATAAAACAAAATATTCCAGAAATAAATGACGTACAGATATACAAAGGTTTTCCAGATGCCCTAAAGATAGTAGTCGTGGAATTCGATCAGGCGATTGTCTGGAAAACGGGCGATAAATTTTATTTACTTGATTCTCAAGGAAGGGCTTACAAGGATGTCACTGCGGACATATCAAGTTTTTCCAACCTTCCGATTATTGAGGATGCACAAAAGTTACCAGTTGATCTGCAAAAACAAATTGTTAGCCCAAGCTTTGTTGCCTTTTCTTTAAATATTTACAAAAATATTGCCGAAATGGCTAATTTGCATCCGGATCGTTTTGTAATCTCAGAGACAACCTTTGATCTTAATTTGTACACCAAAGAAGGGGCAATGATCAAGTTCGATTCAACGAGATCCAGTAATAAACAACTAAACGATTTAAAGGCTGTGATGATTCAGGGGGCTGGAAATATAAACGAATATGTTGACCTTAGAGTGGATGGTTGGGCATACTACAAATGA
- the murB gene encoding UDP-N-acetylmuramate dehydrogenase: MDTLEQELRVVLGDELKTNVLLREHTSIGVGGIADLFYVAKNIEDLVAATNAAYKLKIPFIVLGGGYNVVFSDYGFSGLIIKNESSNVVVNKETGEIIADSGLVLGKILNLAASYDLGGLEFLAGVPGTLGGAVYNNAGSKSLGIGDYVKSVTVLEERMGKLAVVRHSHEWMDFKYRGSKLKNGNKNKEFKPVILTVKIQLAQKRKDEILRTIIENLEQKKLTQPLSDKSAGSFFKNPGRVREQSAGYLLENSGAKKLRVGGASVSSKHANFVINRKNASAKDVRILADEMREAVKRNFHITLEEEVEYLGKW, encoded by the coding sequence ATGGATACTTTGGAGCAAGAACTCAGGGTAGTTCTGGGAGATGAGTTAAAAACCAATGTTTTGCTTCGGGAACATACGAGCATTGGAGTGGGGGGAATCGCTGATCTTTTTTATGTTGCAAAAAATATTGAAGACTTGGTTGCTGCAACAAATGCTGCATACAAATTAAAAATTCCCTTTATTGTTCTTGGGGGCGGCTATAATGTGGTTTTTTCTGATTACGGTTTTTCTGGTTTGATAATAAAGAATGAAAGTTCCAATGTTGTAGTGAACAAAGAAACGGGTGAAATTATTGCTGATTCTGGCCTGGTGTTGGGAAAAATATTAAATTTGGCTGCTTCGTATGATCTTGGAGGATTAGAATTTCTCGCAGGGGTCCCTGGGACTTTGGGTGGTGCGGTTTATAACAATGCAGGCTCCAAAAGCCTTGGAATTGGCGACTATGTAAAAAGTGTTACTGTTCTTGAAGAGCGGATGGGCAAGCTTGCCGTCGTTCGCCACAGCCACGAATGGATGGATTTTAAATATCGAGGAAGTAAACTAAAAAATGGAAACAAAAATAAAGAATTTAAGCCGGTAATATTAACTGTAAAAATTCAGTTAGCCCAGAAAAGGAAAGATGAGATCCTTCGTACTATAATCGAGAATTTAGAACAAAAAAAATTGACGCAACCATTATCCGATAAAAGCGCCGGCAGTTTTTTCAAAAATCCCGGCCGAGTCAGAGAACAATCTGCGGGTTACCTTCTAGAAAATTCGGGTGCAAAAAAATTGAGAGTTGGTGGGGCCTCGGTCTCATCTAAGCATGCAAACTTTGTAATAAACAGAAAAAACGCATCTGCAAAGGATGTCCGTATTTTAGCTGACGAGATGAGAGAAGCGGTAAAGAGAAATTTTCATATTACGCTTGAGGAAGAAGTTGAGTATCTGGGCAAATGGTAA
- a CDS encoding Mur ligase family protein yields MHYHLIGSMGVSMRGIQKILEHEGHVVTGSDLKLKGHDAKNISSDIDVIVRTSAVSPGSPGWVEVLEGEKLGIKIVKRSEILADITKKKYLITISGMHGKTTVTSLIGLIMIEAGFDPTVLVGEEVREFGDVVRIGKSKYFVMEACEYDRSFLDFKPDIAVITNIDKEHLDTYPGGVPEILDAFGEFIKNIKSGGILVYCAEDQNLSQLVNKYENAKKVPYKISGNEFEIGLLGEHNKLNSEAAISVGKELGIKLDIARSVLKKFKGAHRRLEYKGSINGAQVYDDYGHHPTEIRATIKALSDQFPDKKLVVVFWPHQYKRILPLLSEFADAFKLADDVILKPIYFVPGRDEELDVSSEKIVEIINTKGKKAKVFDNDDEICDYLINNTDSSSIILTIGIPPIYKVAEKIVKEK; encoded by the coding sequence ATGCATTATCATCTGATCGGGTCAATGGGCGTATCAATGCGTGGAATACAAAAAATTTTGGAACATGAAGGGCATGTTGTGACCGGATCTGATTTAAAGCTCAAGGGGCATGATGCTAAAAATATATCTTCGGATATCGATGTGATTGTTAGAACTTCTGCCGTAAGCCCAGGATCTCCAGGATGGGTTGAGGTTTTAGAGGGGGAGAAATTGGGAATTAAGATAGTAAAGCGCTCCGAAATCTTGGCGGATATTACGAAGAAGAAATATTTAATAACAATTTCCGGGATGCATGGAAAGACAACTGTGACTTCGTTGATTGGCCTGATTATGATTGAAGCTGGCTTTGATCCGACAGTTTTGGTAGGGGAAGAAGTGAGGGAGTTTGGGGATGTGGTTCGGATAGGTAAATCAAAATATTTTGTGATGGAGGCTTGTGAATATGACAGAAGTTTTTTGGATTTTAAACCAGATATTGCAGTGATCACGAATATTGATAAAGAGCACCTGGACACATATCCGGGAGGGGTACCTGAAATTTTGGACGCTTTTGGCGAATTTATCAAAAATATTAAAAGCGGTGGGATTTTGGTGTATTGCGCAGAAGATCAAAACCTATCTCAACTTGTAAATAAGTACGAAAATGCCAAGAAAGTCCCGTACAAAATTTCTGGCAATGAATTCGAAATTGGCCTTCTGGGAGAACATAATAAATTAAATTCTGAGGCCGCTATTTCTGTGGGGAAAGAACTCGGCATCAAATTGGATATTGCAAGAAGCGTGTTAAAAAAATTCAAAGGAGCGCATCGCAGGCTAGAGTACAAAGGAAGCATAAACGGCGCCCAGGTTTATGACGATTATGGCCATCATCCCACAGAAATTCGGGCAACTATCAAGGCTCTTTCTGATCAGTTTCCTGATAAAAAATTAGTTGTAGTTTTTTGGCCGCATCAGTATAAAAGAATTTTGCCGCTTTTATCAGAATTTGCCGATGCTTTTAAACTCGCAGATGATGTTATATTAAAACCAATTTATTTTGTGCCTGGTCGGGACGAGGAGCTCGATGTTTCTTCTGAAAAGATTGTAGAAATTATCAACACAAAGGGTAAAAAGGCCAAAGTGTTTGATAACGATGATGAAATTTGTGATTATTTGATAAATAATACCGATTCTTCAAGTATAATTTTGACTATTGGAATTCCACCGATTTATAAGGTGGCAGAAAAAATTGTCAAGGAGAAATAA